The Paenibacillus sp. FSL R7-0204 genome includes a region encoding these proteins:
- a CDS encoding EamA family transporter, producing MNQLYVVGIALLFVYLFWGGTYVGMKIAIESIPPFLMAGVRFFAAGVVLYLIARVSGAKRPVKREWRASAIVGALLLLGGNGVVAWAEQRVSSSIASLIVAAVPVWMMLMGWLGRGGKRPNTGVIAGIVLGLLGIAVLVFQPGKGETGTATDLIGIITVLAASISWAVGSMYSRSATMPGSPLMATAAQMLTGGALLVIFSYFTGDWSRLELSGISMRSYLALAYLITFGSIVGYTAYIWLLKNADATLVSTYAFVNPVVAVLLGWLLVGEQLTLNTLIAAVIIIGAVVLVTLFRSKPQPAATQATLDTQPQQQSVH from the coding sequence ATGAATCAGTTATATGTGGTGGGAATAGCACTCTTATTTGTGTATTTATTTTGGGGAGGCACCTATGTCGGCATGAAGATTGCCATCGAGTCGATACCGCCTTTTCTGATGGCGGGGGTCCGCTTTTTTGCGGCAGGTGTGGTCCTGTACCTCATTGCCAGAGTAAGCGGAGCGAAACGTCCGGTAAAGCGTGAATGGCGTGCCTCTGCGATTGTCGGCGCCTTGCTGCTGCTTGGGGGCAACGGGGTTGTGGCCTGGGCAGAGCAAAGAGTCTCTTCCTCCATCGCTTCGCTAATCGTGGCGGCAGTGCCTGTCTGGATGATGCTGATGGGCTGGCTTGGACGCGGCGGCAAACGGCCGAATACCGGAGTCATCGCAGGAATCGTTCTTGGACTGCTCGGCATCGCCGTACTGGTCTTCCAGCCGGGGAAGGGGGAGACGGGGACCGCTACCGATCTGATCGGAATTATTACCGTGCTGGCAGCTTCCATAAGCTGGGCAGTAGGGTCCATGTACTCCCGAAGCGCGACCATGCCGGGTTCACCCTTGATGGCGACAGCGGCGCAGATGCTAACAGGAGGCGCGCTGCTGGTGATTTTCTCTTATTTTACCGGCGACTGGTCCAGACTTGAACTCTCCGGCATTTCTATGCGCTCGTACCTGGCTCTGGCCTACCTGATCACCTTCGGCTCCATTGTCGGCTACACAGCCTATATCTGGCTGCTTAAGAATGCTGACGCTACCCTCGTCTCCACGTATGCCTTCGTTAATCCGGTTGTCGCTGTGCTGCTTGGCTGGCTGCTGGTAGGCGAACAGCTTACCCTGAACACCCTGATCGCAGCCGTGATCATTATCGGGGCTGTGGTTTTGGTGACTCTTTTCCGTAGTAAGCCACAGCCGGCGGCTACTCAAGCAACACTTGATACACAACCGCAGCAGCAGTCGGTACACTGA
- a CDS encoding ABC transporter ATP-binding protein — protein MILEGKKLCKYYGSGEGQVKAIHNVDFSVAKGEFISIVGQSGAGKSTLMHIIGGLDAPTSGEVIINGTSIYTLPMSQLAVFRRRQIGFVFQAFNLVPSLNVWENIILPIGLDGKKADVSYIEDILNTLGIYEKRASLPTVLSGGQQQRVAIARALAARPAIVLADEPTGNLDSRSSNNVLDLLRLSVEKYNQTLIVVTHNDEVAKLAGRTVRVVDGSIAVEVEG, from the coding sequence TTGATTTTAGAAGGAAAGAAGTTATGTAAATATTATGGCAGTGGAGAAGGTCAAGTGAAGGCAATCCACAATGTTGATTTCTCAGTGGCGAAAGGTGAGTTTATCTCTATTGTTGGACAGTCTGGTGCAGGCAAAAGTACATTAATGCACATCATTGGGGGGTTGGATGCTCCTACAAGCGGTGAGGTCATCATAAATGGGACTTCCATTTATACATTGCCTATGAGTCAACTAGCAGTGTTTCGCCGCCGCCAAATCGGATTTGTGTTTCAGGCTTTTAATTTGGTACCCTCACTTAATGTGTGGGAGAACATCATTTTACCCATTGGGCTGGATGGGAAGAAAGCAGATGTTAGCTATATTGAAGATATTTTAAATACTTTGGGGATCTATGAAAAGCGGGCCAGTCTGCCCACAGTATTGTCTGGCGGCCAGCAGCAAAGGGTGGCAATTGCCCGTGCATTGGCAGCTAGACCGGCTATTGTGCTCGCAGATGAACCCACAGGAAATCTCGATAGCCGTTCTAGCAATAACGTTTTGGATTTGCTGCGTTTATCCGTAGAGAAATATAATCAGACTTTGATTGTTGTAACGCATAATGACGAAGTGGCTAAGCTTGCAGGTCGGACTGTTCGGGTGGTGGACGGTTCCATAGCAGTAGAGGTAGAAGGATGA
- a CDS encoding ABC transporter permease: MKNTITVHNVSLKNLRHHQSRTLLTVGTVALAVALIFVVLTYFYSDDQRSKREAINELGAYHVQYEHLLPEQQQAIENNPKIKKHYVSYISKNVKSDTFEKLNINMAISYIEGINEGLIQLMQGRAPVTDDEIVLDKWVIEELGFSPNIGVVIPLNLQVMNAGETEHITKKFKLVGIIDDIAVRKTVRAGLMFISQNLSRQYSPNPDVVLFALLNSDFNASSTAHKIGEGSQLKDDQIQLNERYNGAYEQNPLSILKVTIVVFVIIISAAMVIYNIFNIYISEQIRLFGMMKAIGMTPNQLRKMILTEGLIISLVGSSMGLLLGVGGSAAFIPFLGHMASGGSELYVQLSPNIACIALITGLILVVFSVYIPAKKVGGITEIAAIRYNPAEDLGKKRHKTKKKFKNSFSGFTLVLAQLIRYRKRTWVTITSITLTGLIFVVTGSILSSININNMAGSMVPGDYKLSTAAYRGTDVNLDLLNNKVINQVDAITGVKTVLTEMYDVLIYNKQDAQLHLKDLAGIRNPEIQTDIYAYDDALMTNTIKRLGKDDSMLMELRNGDNLIAIAEDGSYHVGDKIRMAQYGEGKKEREFTIVGVLPNYVTYKGDSSEGGVLIAHQDLFKRLGLDQRIKQISVLVDQGQQGKVEQTLKGIANTDRRITFTSFQEIYQEFNGMKKVLQLAANGLISALMIISIFNLINSNLTSMNSRKREISLIEAIGLSRSQLILQLGSEGLMVILISLLFTFSLGIPAGYFGVEIFKQSAAYVQYQLPMTAMLTLLFAYFTVQIGTTFYMQWRLSKESLMERIRFSE; encoded by the coding sequence ATGAAAAATACGATTACTGTCCACAATGTATCCCTGAAAAATCTACGTCATCACCAAAGCCGGACATTATTGACTGTAGGTACAGTGGCTTTAGCCGTAGCCTTAATTTTTGTAGTGCTGACTTATTTTTACTCTGACGACCAGAGGAGCAAGCGAGAAGCGATTAATGAGTTAGGTGCCTATCATGTGCAGTATGAGCATTTGTTGCCGGAGCAGCAACAAGCTATTGAGAATAATCCGAAGATAAAAAAGCACTATGTTTCCTATATCAGTAAAAATGTTAAGTCGGACACGTTTGAAAAATTGAATATTAATATGGCTATAAGTTATATAGAGGGAATTAATGAAGGACTGATTCAATTAATGCAAGGGAGGGCTCCGGTCACTGACGACGAAATTGTATTGGATAAATGGGTAATTGAGGAACTTGGCTTTTCTCCTAACATAGGAGTAGTAATTCCATTGAATTTGCAAGTTATGAATGCAGGGGAAACAGAACATATAACAAAAAAATTTAAGCTAGTTGGCATTATTGATGATATCGCCGTACGTAAAACGGTTAGAGCTGGTCTGATGTTTATTTCTCAAAACCTTTCCAGGCAATATAGTCCTAACCCGGATGTTGTTTTATTTGCTCTTTTGAATTCAGACTTTAATGCTTCATCTACGGCTCACAAAATTGGTGAGGGCTCTCAGCTAAAAGATGATCAAATACAATTAAATGAACGTTACAATGGCGCATATGAGCAGAATCCGTTATCTATTCTGAAAGTAACCATTGTTGTTTTTGTAATTATAATTAGTGCAGCCATGGTTATTTATAACATATTCAATATATATATATCAGAACAGATCCGTTTATTTGGGATGATGAAAGCAATAGGAATGACTCCTAATCAACTGCGAAAGATGATTCTTACGGAAGGACTTATAATTTCGCTGGTTGGGAGTTCTATGGGGCTTTTGCTGGGTGTAGGGGGGAGCGCGGCATTTATCCCCTTCTTAGGACATATGGCTAGTGGTGGCTCCGAATTATATGTTCAACTGTCTCCTAACATTGCTTGTATTGCTTTAATTACAGGTCTGATTCTCGTTGTATTTTCTGTTTATATTCCTGCTAAAAAAGTAGGAGGAATTACGGAGATTGCAGCTATTCGTTACAATCCCGCTGAAGATTTAGGAAAGAAAAGGCATAAGACCAAAAAAAAATTCAAAAATTCATTTAGCGGGTTCACCTTGGTATTGGCACAATTGATCCGATACCGTAAACGCACTTGGGTTACCATAACATCGATTACCCTGACAGGACTTATTTTTGTGGTCACTGGGAGTATTCTTAGTAGTATTAATATTAATAATATGGCTGGAAGTATGGTGCCTGGTGATTATAAATTAAGTACTGCTGCTTACCGTGGAACTGATGTAAACCTAGATCTGTTAAATAACAAAGTTATAAACCAAGTAGATGCTATTACTGGTGTCAAGACAGTATTAACAGAAATGTATGATGTCTTGATTTATAACAAGCAGGATGCACAACTTCACCTCAAAGACTTGGCGGGTATAAGGAACCCGGAAATTCAAACGGATATTTATGCTTATGATGATGCCTTAATGACAAATACAATTAAAAGACTTGGGAAAGATGATTCTATGCTTATGGAACTGAGAAATGGTGATAATCTCATCGCAATTGCAGAAGATGGAAGCTACCATGTGGGAGATAAAATTCGGATGGCTCAGTACGGAGAAGGAAAGAAAGAACGTGAATTCACTATTGTTGGTGTTTTGCCTAACTATGTTACTTATAAAGGTGATTCTTCAGAAGGTGGAGTTCTTATTGCTCATCAGGATTTGTTCAAACGATTGGGTTTAGATCAACGTATAAAACAGATTAGTGTTTTAGTTGATCAAGGACAACAAGGGAAGGTAGAGCAAACTCTCAAAGGGATTGCAAATACTGATAGAAGAATAACATTCACTTCTTTTCAAGAAATATATCAAGAGTTCAATGGAATGAAAAAAGTGCTTCAATTGGCGGCTAATGGTCTTATTTCAGCATTAATGATTATTAGCATATTTAATTTAATAAATTCAAATTTAACGAGTATGAATTCTAGAAAGCGGGAAATTAGCTTAATTGAAGCTATTGGACTGTCGCGGAGTCAGCTGATTTTACAATTAGGCAGTGAAGGCTTAATGGTGATCTTAATCAGTCTGTTGTTCACTTTTTCACTGGGCATTCCAGCAGGATATTTTGGCGTTGAAATTTTCAAGCAATCCGCCGCCTATGTCCAATATCAACTGCCAATGACAGCCATGCTAACCCTATTGTTCGCCTATTTCACAGTTCAAATAGGGACTACCTTCTACATGCAGTGGCGCTTAAGCAAGGAGAGCTTGATGGAACGAATCCGGTTTAGTGAATGA
- a CDS encoding ABC transporter permease, with product MIATNNRKTILNLAMTSLRANRLRNLAAICAIILTTLLITSIFTMALSINQSMQYAQMKTVGSDFHGGFKYLSPEQVETLLKHPSIKQSSLSLNSGILHNKVFDQDRVEVLQVDQNYADHGFIEFVEGGLPAGENEVALNTWVLGKLGVQPELGKEITLQIDTGERIINRKFTLSGYYEADKQLAMAGLAFVSKAFTDKNLSDIDPVQSKESGSYVNTSELSVMFNNSFHIEKKMNRILADTRITAPIGINWAYSSVSLADNVENILPYAAVIFIIMLSGYLLIYNIFYISVVRDVKFYGLLKMIGTTPRQLRRIIAIQARLLYLIALPFGLGSGYMTGRWVTPLTTSLSGELKGNSLSSSPWIFAGAALFSFLTVWIAAHKPGRLAADITPVEAVKFSGVQNSGKRTLKPSKHGARLYRMSFSNLFRSKKKLSLMLSSLFLSILLFNTIFTVISSMDVNKYLSAYIHGDYMIHNKGIIQQEGERSVNETELSEELCAKLKHLDGVESIDKVYYTLFSYPPDDSVRASAESSATPSAIPAKVHTQLYGLDSGWYDLADQDVLEGHFNREQFDSGDYILVAETLTGPGAYTSYYHPGDTISYSGLKRRYEVMAVLKYNAFYAATSQTYFGNGYNAFLPAAELRQATLESGTPADILSLTLNAAPGKLNETGQHIREAIRPLDALQLKSREDYREELSDNIRIFQIIGYGLSLVIALIGLLNYINSVLTGVIARRHEFAVLESIGMTKQQLKRMLVYEGMYTVLLTALLTSTIGVLLTYCTARGIAAGMAYMEFRMMWLPFILIIPILAVLSYLITLSAYKPLARSPIVERLREME from the coding sequence ATGATCGCGACGAACAACCGGAAGACCATATTAAATCTGGCGATGACTAGCCTGAGAGCCAACCGGCTGCGGAATCTGGCTGCCATCTGCGCCATTATACTGACTACACTGCTCATCACCTCCATTTTCACCATGGCTCTAAGCATTAACCAATCCATGCAATACGCACAGATGAAGACAGTCGGAAGTGACTTTCACGGAGGATTTAAATATCTTAGCCCGGAACAAGTGGAGACGCTGCTGAAGCACCCTTCCATTAAACAATCCTCTCTCTCCCTTAATTCAGGCATATTACATAATAAAGTGTTCGACCAGGACCGGGTTGAGGTGCTGCAGGTTGACCAGAATTACGCTGATCACGGCTTCATAGAATTTGTTGAAGGGGGATTGCCTGCCGGAGAGAATGAGGTTGCCCTGAATACCTGGGTTCTGGGCAAGCTAGGGGTGCAGCCGGAGCTCGGGAAGGAAATCACACTGCAGATCGATACCGGAGAACGGATCATTAACCGCAAATTCACCTTGTCGGGCTATTATGAAGCGGACAAACAATTGGCGATGGCGGGTCTGGCTTTTGTCTCCAAGGCCTTTACCGATAAAAACCTCTCAGACATTGATCCCGTACAATCGAAGGAAAGCGGATCCTACGTAAACACCTCAGAACTGAGTGTCATGTTCAACAATTCATTTCATATTGAGAAAAAAATGAACAGGATTCTAGCTGATACGAGAATTACAGCTCCTATCGGGATCAATTGGGCCTACTCCAGCGTATCTTTGGCGGACAATGTTGAGAATATCCTTCCATATGCCGCAGTTATCTTTATCATTATGCTTAGCGGCTACCTGCTTATTTACAATATTTTTTATATTTCGGTGGTCCGGGATGTGAAGTTCTACGGCCTGCTGAAAATGATTGGCACCACCCCGAGACAACTGAGGAGAATCATCGCTATTCAAGCCAGGCTGCTGTACCTCATTGCCCTGCCGTTCGGCCTTGGCTCCGGCTATATGACCGGCAGATGGGTTACACCTCTGACCACTTCGCTATCCGGGGAGTTAAAAGGAAATTCTCTTTCATCCAGTCCATGGATATTTGCAGGGGCTGCCCTCTTCTCCTTCCTGACCGTGTGGATCGCAGCGCATAAGCCGGGCCGGCTGGCAGCGGACATCACCCCGGTGGAAGCCGTTAAATTCTCAGGCGTTCAGAATAGCGGAAAAAGAACCCTCAAGCCATCCAAGCATGGAGCCAGACTATACCGGATGTCGTTCTCCAACCTGTTCCGGAGCAAGAAGAAGCTGAGCCTGATGTTATCCTCGCTCTTCTTAAGCATTCTGCTATTTAACACGATATTTACGGTGATCTCCTCTATGGATGTCAATAAATATCTCAGTGCATATATTCATGGAGATTATATGATTCACAACAAGGGAATTATCCAGCAGGAGGGGGAACGCTCAGTCAATGAAACCGAGCTGTCCGAGGAACTGTGTGCGAAGCTGAAGCATCTGGACGGTGTGGAAAGTATCGATAAAGTATATTATACCCTCTTCTCTTATCCTCCGGATGATTCCGTCCGTGCTTCAGCAGAGTCTTCAGCCACTCCCTCCGCCATTCCCGCCAAAGTTCATACCCAACTCTACGGGCTAGATTCCGGCTGGTACGATCTCGCAGATCAGGATGTACTCGAAGGTCACTTTAACAGGGAACAATTTGATTCCGGAGATTACATACTGGTAGCGGAGACTCTTACAGGGCCAGGTGCTTATACAAGCTACTATCATCCCGGGGATACTATCAGCTATTCCGGATTGAAGAGGAGATACGAAGTGATGGCCGTGCTGAAATATAATGCTTTCTATGCAGCAACCAGTCAAACGTATTTCGGTAACGGCTACAATGCCTTTTTGCCTGCAGCCGAACTCCGGCAAGCCACCTTGGAGAGCGGGACTCCGGCAGACATCCTCTCGCTTACCCTGAATGCAGCCCCCGGCAAGCTTAATGAAACGGGGCAACATATCAGGGAGGCTATCCGCCCGCTGGATGCTCTGCAGCTGAAATCAAGAGAAGACTACAGGGAGGAGCTAAGTGATAATATCCGTATTTTTCAGATTATAGGGTATGGACTTAGCCTCGTAATTGCACTTATTGGCCTGCTTAATTACATTAATTCTGTCCTGACCGGAGTGATCGCACGCAGGCATGAATTTGCCGTTCTAGAGAGCATTGGAATGACCAAACAGCAGCTCAAGCGTATGCTCGTCTACGAAGGCATGTACACCGTGCTTCTCACTGCGCTGCTTACCTCTACTATAGGCGTGCTGCTGACTTACTGCACCGCCAGGGGTATTGCCGCAGGGATGGCCTACATGGAATTCCGGATGATGTGGCTGCCGTTTATTCTGATCATCCCGATCCTGGCAGTCCTCTCTTATCTCATCACCTTAAGCGCCTATAAGCCGCTCGCCCGCAGCCCGATCGTCGAAAGGCTCCGTGAAATGGAATAA
- a CDS encoding HAMP domain-containing sensor histidine kinase, whose translation MIYMLVFVLLAGLLSMITITGAGQIRNNMFLKYNPSYTSADIENPAIVFNMKDFNTDYSYTDEQIIKFCGFLDSWSILIFFGLATLAASLLFYNNKLKQPIRILREASTKISNNDLDFHIPQYSEDEMGQLCRSFESMRAALEDNNRQMWRSIEDRKQLNAAFSHDLRTPLTVLRGYADFLNRYLPEDKISKEKLLDTITTMSIHILRLENYVQIMGEAQKLEDISVALTKVEVSVFLKQLSSLAEFLAREHSLELSFENQIAEQSLNIDTGMVTRIYENMIANSLRYASQTISVRFEFVKGFFSITVNDDGKGFSSQDLKLATTPFYTSKAEAEESNYGMGLNICKVLAEKQGGSIQLTNNKSGGACVKVSVLLHQS comes from the coding sequence ATGATCTATATGCTTGTATTTGTCCTTCTTGCCGGACTCCTTAGTATGATCACCATTACTGGGGCAGGCCAGATACGTAATAATATGTTTTTAAAGTATAATCCTTCTTACACCTCAGCGGATATTGAGAATCCAGCCATTGTCTTTAACATGAAGGACTTTAATACAGACTATTCTTATACAGACGAACAAATCATTAAGTTTTGTGGTTTTTTGGATTCCTGGTCCATTTTGATATTTTTTGGGCTAGCTACCCTGGCGGCTTCTTTGTTGTTTTACAATAATAAGCTCAAACAACCAATTAGGATTTTGCGCGAAGCATCTACTAAAATATCCAATAATGACTTGGATTTTCATATTCCGCAATATAGCGAAGATGAAATGGGGCAGCTGTGCAGGTCTTTTGAGAGCATGAGAGCTGCTTTGGAGGATAACAACCGTCAGATGTGGCGTTCTATAGAGGACAGAAAACAGTTGAATGCAGCTTTTTCACATGATCTCCGGACACCGCTGACAGTATTAAGAGGTTACGCGGATTTTTTAAATAGATATCTGCCAGAAGATAAAATAAGCAAGGAGAAGCTGCTGGATACGATAACAACTATGAGTATACATATATTACGGCTGGAGAATTATGTGCAAATTATGGGCGAGGCGCAAAAACTCGAAGATATATCGGTAGCCCTGACGAAAGTAGAGGTTTCCGTTTTTTTGAAACAACTAAGCAGTTTGGCTGAATTTCTGGCACGGGAACATTCATTGGAATTATCATTTGAAAATCAAATCGCTGAACAATCGTTGAACATTGATACAGGAATGGTTACCAGGATATACGAAAATATGATTGCCAATTCGCTTCGTTATGCAAGTCAGACGATTTCTGTACGTTTTGAATTTGTTAAAGGATTCTTTTCGATTACAGTTAATGATGATGGCAAAGGGTTCTCAAGTCAGGATCTGAAGCTTGCTACCACGCCATTTTATACAAGCAAGGCGGAAGCTGAGGAGAGCAATTATGGCATGGGGTTGAATATTTGCAAGGTACTGGCTGAGAAGCAAGGGGGCAGTATTCAGCTAACGAACAATAAATCAGGTGGCGCCTGTGTGAAAGTTTCGGTTTTGCTGCACCAAAGTTGA
- a CDS encoding sensor histidine kinase: MKRQERLPLNQLVNLAFAAAFIILVLVYVTCIILLEITGSSLLGLSLLFIICMLILGGAWSRSLRNMVTSFMGKVETLVDNATHGRKPTYNYEETLLSSIEHKLMRYIEIARVNGQNLETEKNKIKELISDISHQTKTPLSNIMIYSQLLEESLVKDEHALQLAVQVKKQSEKLDWLIQSLIKLSRLETGMISLRMEPCPVIRAVSEAVSHILIQAENSRITISINCEPHITACYDPKWTTEVLFNLLENAVKYSEPGGSIHITAEANEMFICLDIADTGRGISQEELPQIFRRFYRGKNVRDAEGVGIGLFLAREIITAQGGHMKAASVPGQGTVFSIFLPLF; the protein is encoded by the coding sequence ATGAAGAGACAAGAACGGCTGCCGCTTAACCAATTGGTGAATCTGGCATTTGCTGCAGCTTTTATCATTCTGGTGCTGGTATATGTGACTTGTATTATATTACTGGAGATCACTGGTTCATCGCTGCTAGGACTCTCTCTTCTATTCATAATCTGCATGCTGATCCTTGGAGGTGCCTGGTCCCGGTCGCTCCGGAATATGGTTACTTCTTTCATGGGAAAGGTAGAGACATTGGTAGACAATGCTACTCACGGGCGTAAGCCCACTTATAATTATGAAGAAACCCTGCTCTCCTCCATAGAACATAAATTAATGCGGTACATAGAGATTGCAAGAGTGAACGGACAGAATCTGGAAACGGAAAAGAACAAAATTAAAGAACTGATCTCGGACATCTCCCACCAGACCAAAACACCCTTATCCAATATTATGATCTACAGCCAGTTGCTTGAGGAAAGTCTGGTGAAGGATGAACATGCGCTTCAGCTTGCTGTACAAGTTAAAAAACAGTCGGAAAAACTCGACTGGCTGATCCAATCCCTGATCAAACTGTCCAGGCTGGAGACGGGCATGATCTCTTTGCGCATGGAGCCTTGTCCTGTGATCCGTGCGGTTTCTGAAGCAGTCTCCCATATCCTCATCCAGGCAGAGAACAGCCGCATCACTATCAGTATAAACTGTGAACCTCACATCACAGCGTGCTACGACCCCAAATGGACAACCGAAGTGTTATTCAATCTGCTGGAGAATGCTGTGAAATATTCAGAACCAGGGGGCAGTATCCATATCACTGCGGAAGCAAATGAGATGTTTATATGCCTGGATATCGCAGATACCGGCCGTGGAATCTCCCAGGAAGAGCTGCCCCAAATCTTCAGGAGGTTCTACCGGGGAAAGAATGTGCGCGATGCAGAAGGAGTGGGAATTGGGCTATTCCTGGCACGGGAGATCATCACCGCTCAAGGCGGACATATGAAAGCTGCTTCTGTGCCCGGACAAGGCACTGTGTTCTCGATCTTCCTGCCGCTATTCTGA
- a CDS encoding ABC transporter ATP-binding protein has translation MSILRIENLKKYYGKGEHTVKALDDVSINVEKGEFVAIVGTSGSGKSTLLHMLGGLDRATEGKVYVNGHDIFQMSDEKLTIFRRRSVGFVFQSYNLVPILSVLANIVLPIELDGGQIDQEYLNLIITSLGLQDKVGNLPSALSGGQQQRVAIARALATKPSIILADEPTGNLDSRTSQEVLILLKQLSVKFDQTIVMITHNESIAQMADRIIRIEDGRLAVGSAQAHGESRL, from the coding sequence ATGTCTATTCTACGAATAGAGAATCTCAAGAAATATTATGGAAAAGGAGAGCATACGGTCAAAGCCCTGGATGACGTGTCTATAAATGTAGAAAAAGGGGAGTTCGTGGCAATCGTCGGCACGAGCGGCAGCGGAAAAAGCACGCTGCTTCACATGCTTGGCGGTCTGGACCGGGCTACAGAGGGTAAGGTTTATGTCAACGGGCATGATATTTTTCAGATGAGTGATGAGAAGCTGACCATCTTCAGACGCCGTTCTGTAGGATTTGTCTTCCAGAGTTATAACCTGGTGCCGATCCTGAGTGTGCTGGCAAATATCGTCCTGCCCATTGAGCTTGACGGTGGCCAGATTGACCAGGAATATCTGAACCTGATTATCACAAGTCTGGGGCTGCAGGATAAAGTTGGTAACCTGCCTTCTGCGCTCTCCGGAGGCCAGCAGCAGCGTGTAGCTATCGCAAGAGCGCTTGCCACCAAACCTTCCATTATTCTGGCCGATGAGCCCACCGGCAATCTGGACAGCAGGACCAGCCAGGAGGTACTTATCCTGCTGAAACAGCTCAGTGTCAAATTCGACCAGACCATTGTAATGATCACACATAACGAGAGCATTGCACAGATGGCGGACCGGATCATCCGCATTGAGGACGGCAGGCTTGCCGTGGGATCGGCGCAGGCCCACGGGGAGAGCCGGTTATGA
- a CDS encoding response regulator transcription factor has protein sequence MKTLLIVEDDQSLNKGIALSLAHNELHIEQAYSLAMADQIISSTPIDLILLDVNLPDGSGLDYCERIRGTSQVPIIFLTANDMEPDIVTGFALGADDYITKPFSLMILRARVMAVLRRSDALTSERIVVGLLEFDFGKMEYFKNGRPLLLSKSEQKLLRILVTNRGNILTREQLIDKTWSQEAVFVDENALTVAIKRLRAKIEEDPSSPQYIKTVYGLGYTWTEGPVL, from the coding sequence ATGAAGACACTACTCATCGTTGAAGACGATCAAAGCTTGAACAAGGGGATAGCCCTGTCACTTGCCCATAATGAATTGCATATTGAACAAGCCTATTCACTGGCAATGGCTGATCAGATTATCTCCTCAACCCCAATCGATCTCATTCTGCTGGATGTGAACCTTCCGGACGGAAGCGGACTGGATTACTGCGAAAGAATCCGCGGAACCTCGCAGGTGCCGATTATCTTCCTGACGGCCAACGACATGGAACCGGATATTGTAACCGGATTTGCTCTGGGGGCTGATGATTATATTACCAAACCGTTCAGTCTGATGATTCTGCGGGCCAGGGTAATGGCCGTCCTGAGAAGAAGTGATGCGCTTACCAGTGAGAGGATCGTTGTAGGCCTGCTTGAATTTGATTTTGGCAAAATGGAGTACTTCAAGAACGGCCGGCCGCTGCTGCTGAGCAAATCCGAACAGAAACTGCTGCGCATACTGGTAACGAATAGGGGAAACATTCTGACCCGTGAGCAGCTGATCGACAAAACGTGGAGCCAGGAGGCGGTATTCGTGGATGAGAATGCACTAACGGTAGCCATCAAAAGATTGCGGGCCAAGATCGAAGAGGATCCCTCTTCGCCTCAATATATCAAAACTGTATATGGTTTAGGGTATACATGGACAGAAGGTCCTGTTCTATGA